Proteins encoded within one genomic window of Dyadobacter chenhuakuii:
- a CDS encoding ABC transporter ATP-binding protein, with the protein MIKLQNVEKVYRTSSIETLALNNINIDVKKGEFVSIMGPSGCGKSTLLNIMGLLDEPSKGHIEIDGSKVEKYTDKSLASLRNQKLGFIFQSFHLINDLSVIDNVEIPLLYRTSSSKERRELAQEALEKVGLSNRMKHFPKQLSGGQKQRVAIARAIVGKPEIILADEPTGNLDSAMGNEILSILQNLNEGGATIVMVTHDDAMAKRTHRLIRLFDGTQVL; encoded by the coding sequence ATGATCAAACTGCAAAACGTTGAAAAAGTTTACCGCACAAGCTCCATCGAAACACTCGCGCTGAACAACATCAATATCGATGTAAAAAAGGGAGAATTTGTTTCCATAATGGGCCCTTCCGGCTGCGGAAAAAGCACATTACTGAACATTATGGGCCTTCTGGACGAACCTAGCAAGGGACATATTGAGATTGATGGAAGTAAAGTTGAAAAATATACGGACAAATCGCTGGCAAGTCTGCGTAACCAGAAACTGGGCTTCATTTTCCAGAGCTTCCACCTCATTAACGACCTTTCGGTGATCGATAACGTGGAAATCCCGCTTTTATACCGGACCAGTTCCTCCAAAGAACGCCGCGAGCTGGCGCAGGAAGCACTCGAAAAAGTGGGGTTGAGCAACCGGATGAAACATTTCCCAAAGCAACTTTCAGGAGGGCAAAAACAGCGCGTAGCCATCGCCAGGGCCATTGTAGGCAAACCGGAGATCATCTTAGCTGATGAGCCGACCGGAAACCTCGACAGCGCAATGGGAAATGAAATCTTGAGCATTCTGCAAAACCTGAATGAAGGAGGCGCCACCATTGTGATGGTAACCCACGACGACGCCATGGCCAAACGCACGCACAGGTTGATACGGTTGTTTGACGGCACGCAGGTTCTTTAA
- a CDS encoding TolC family protein has translation MKNILTFIFACFVTFPVLAQPRILSLQDVVLMSKEQSVASKQAVTARKTNYWQYRSFQADYRPQLSLNGTIPGFTRSYIEVRQPDGTISFEQVSNNNSLLNLSLSQSIAFTGGTVYVQQQTQRFDDFARNNTRYNGIPFEIGITQPLFRFNTLKWDRKIQPLKYQEGNQQFIQSLEQVSLDATGYYFELLVAQVNLQIAEKNRSNNDTLYKIAQQKLALGKISQNDLLQLQMGLLTAQKDLASAQQAAAVASLKLKMYMGSRDERELELEIPLEAAEFAINTQLALDEAFANRSAAVGFKRKLLEAEREVQFARKENGLNASLNATFGLSNQGAQPSDVYRNPQDREFVELQFTLPILTWGRNKARTEVAKANQEFAQQSVEQEKLTFEQEIFTQVTLLQMLQKQVKLTKLADNIAADRYQIAKERFILSDLSVTDLGIATQEKDIARRDYILALRDYWQAYYSLRILTLYDFEQNKKITY, from the coding sequence ATGAAAAACATTCTTACATTCATTTTCGCTTGTTTTGTGACTTTTCCGGTCTTAGCACAGCCCAGAATACTTTCGCTGCAAGATGTTGTGCTCATGTCCAAAGAGCAATCTGTTGCTTCTAAACAGGCGGTTACGGCCAGGAAAACCAACTATTGGCAATATCGCTCGTTCCAGGCGGACTACCGGCCGCAACTTAGCCTGAATGGAACAATTCCGGGTTTTACGAGATCTTACATTGAGGTCAGGCAACCGGACGGGACTATTTCTTTTGAGCAGGTTTCAAACAACAACTCTTTGCTGAATTTGTCTCTGAGTCAGAGCATTGCGTTTACGGGTGGAACGGTTTACGTGCAGCAGCAGACGCAGCGTTTTGATGATTTTGCCAGAAATAACACCAGATACAACGGCATTCCATTTGAAATTGGCATCACCCAGCCGCTTTTCCGGTTTAATACATTAAAATGGGACCGGAAAATTCAGCCTTTGAAATACCAGGAGGGCAATCAGCAATTTATCCAGTCACTCGAACAGGTTTCGCTGGATGCGACGGGTTATTATTTCGAGCTGCTGGTTGCGCAGGTAAATTTGCAGATCGCCGAGAAGAACCGGAGCAATAATGATACGCTTTACAAGATCGCGCAGCAAAAGTTGGCATTGGGAAAAATATCTCAGAATGACCTTCTGCAACTTCAAATGGGACTGCTAACAGCGCAGAAAGACCTTGCTTCGGCTCAGCAGGCAGCCGCAGTGGCTTCCTTGAAACTGAAAATGTACATGGGTTCACGGGATGAAAGGGAGCTGGAACTGGAAATCCCACTGGAAGCAGCGGAATTTGCAATCAATACACAACTTGCGTTGGATGAGGCGTTTGCAAACAGGTCCGCAGCGGTCGGTTTTAAGCGAAAGTTGCTGGAAGCCGAACGGGAAGTGCAGTTCGCCAGGAAGGAAAACGGTTTGAATGCTTCGCTGAATGCGACTTTCGGATTATCAAATCAAGGTGCACAGCCCTCCGACGTATACAGGAATCCGCAGGACCGTGAGTTTGTGGAGCTGCAATTTACATTACCAATCTTGACCTGGGGCCGTAATAAGGCCCGCACGGAGGTGGCGAAGGCGAATCAGGAGTTTGCGCAGCAATCGGTGGAGCAGGAGAAGCTTACATTTGAGCAGGAGATTTTTACGCAGGTTACCCTTTTGCAAATGTTACAAAAGCAGGTTAAACTCACCAAACTGGCCGATAATATTGCCGCGGACCGCTATCAGATCGCCAAAGAAAGATTTATCCTGAGTGACCTGAGTGTTACCGATCTGGGCATCGCAACGCAGGAAAAGGACATTGCCCGGAGAGACTACATCTTAGCGTTGCGGGATTACTGGCAAGCCTATTACAGCCTGAGGATCTTGACATTATACGATTTTGAACAAAATAAAAAAATAACATACTGA
- a CDS encoding efflux RND transporter periplasmic adaptor subunit, with translation MDREVAPDYIKTTRNRRWLFIALGIILTVTLLYFFRKSLGSTLESSRIRTGTVEKGNVENTLTASGEVIPAYEQIFTSPIRASIKRILLTPGTQVNPGQAIVELDKSLTVIESERYEDQLKLKQNSIEQLRMKLNKDLYDAEINDRIKSLNINKLRADFEDAKRLQKVGGGTAEDITRAENALKIAELEKKQLENDLKYNRESMGASLKETELGAQIESKNLKELQHKLRMADIVADRKGVLTWVNENIGSSVNEGEMLAKVADLGSFRVEGSCSDIYADQVKAGLSVIIRLNEVTLRGVITQVKPAVKDGVIGFVIQLDNAKSESLRPNMKVEVYVVTSSSSNTVRVANGPAFTGKKKQFVYVLKDNKALRREVETGLSNFDFVEIKSGLEVGEKVILTDLNDYEHLEEISIQ, from the coding sequence CTACATTAAAACCACCAGAAACCGACGATGGCTTTTCATCGCGCTGGGAATAATCTTAACGGTAACATTGCTTTATTTTTTTCGTAAATCCCTCGGCAGCACTTTGGAAAGCAGCAGGATCCGTACGGGAACGGTTGAAAAAGGGAATGTTGAAAACACATTGACTGCATCGGGAGAAGTCATCCCGGCTTATGAGCAAATTTTTACAAGCCCTATTCGCGCCAGCATCAAGCGCATTTTGCTAACGCCGGGAACGCAGGTAAACCCAGGCCAGGCCATTGTTGAGCTGGATAAGTCGCTTACCGTAATCGAGTCCGAACGTTATGAGGACCAGCTGAAATTGAAGCAAAACAGCATTGAGCAGCTGCGGATGAAGCTGAACAAAGACTTGTACGACGCTGAAATCAATGATCGCATTAAATCCTTGAACATTAACAAACTCCGGGCTGATTTTGAAGATGCAAAAAGGCTTCAAAAAGTAGGAGGCGGCACGGCGGAAGACATTACGCGGGCAGAGAACGCGTTAAAAATTGCGGAGCTGGAAAAGAAGCAGTTGGAAAATGACCTGAAATACAACCGGGAATCGATGGGCGCGAGCTTGAAAGAGACCGAATTGGGCGCGCAGATTGAGAGTAAAAATTTGAAAGAATTACAGCACAAGCTGAGAATGGCGGACATCGTCGCGGACCGGAAAGGGGTTTTGACCTGGGTGAATGAGAACATTGGCTCGTCGGTGAATGAAGGCGAAATGCTTGCAAAAGTGGCTGACCTGGGCAGTTTCAGGGTGGAGGGGAGTTGCTCGGACATTTATGCAGATCAGGTGAAAGCAGGACTTAGCGTGATTATCAGGCTGAATGAGGTGACATTACGAGGTGTGATAACGCAGGTGAAACCAGCTGTGAAAGACGGCGTAATCGGGTTTGTGATCCAATTGGATAATGCAAAAAGCGAATCGCTCAGGCCGAATATGAAGGTGGAAGTTTATGTGGTGACCAGCAGCAGCTCCAATACGGTGCGCGTTGCTAATGGACCGGCATTTACAGGTAAGAAAAAGCAGTTTGTTTATGTTTTAAAGGACAACAAAGCGCTGCGCCGGGAAGTTGAAACCGGACTTTCAAATTTCGATTTTGTTGAAATAAAAAGCGGTTTAGAGGTGGGCGAGAAAGTGATCCTGACGGATTTGAATGATTATGAGCATTTGGAGGAAATTTCAATTCAATAA